From a region of the Mercurialis annua linkage group LG1-X, ddMerAnnu1.2, whole genome shotgun sequence genome:
- the LOC126670225 gene encoding heme-binding-like protein At3g10130, chloroplastic, with the protein MGQILGRIAVETPKYEVIKSLSGYEIRKYPPAVLAELTYDPSQFKGDKDGGFSVLAKYIGAFGDPQNTKPEKIAMTAPVITKTGGESEKIEMTAPVLTKEGGEEKKMVTMQFSLPAKYTKAEDAPKPTDERVVIREEGEKKYGVVKFSGIASEEVVQEKVEMLKEKLAGDGYKVIGEFVLARYNPPWTLPPFRTNEVMIPIE; encoded by the coding sequence ATGGGACAAATTCTCGGAAGAATTGCTGTTGAAACCCCCAAATATGAAGTGATCAAGTCTTTGAGTGGATACGAAATCAGAAAATATCCACCGGCTGTTCTCGCTGAACTCACGTACGATCCATCCCAATTCAAAGGCGACAAAGATGGCGGATTCTCCGTGCTTGCTAAATACATCGGTGCTTTTGGCGATCCACAAAATACAAAGCCTGAAAAAATAGCCATGACGGCTCCAGTCATAACCAAAACTGGCGGTGAAAGCGAAAAGATTGAGATGACTGCTCCTGTTCTGACAAAGGAAGGCggagaagagaagaagatggTCACCATGCAGTTCTCATTGCCTGCCAAGTACACAAAAGCTGAGGATGCACCAAAGCCGACGGATGAGAGAGTGGTGATAAGGGAAGAGGGGGAGAAGAAGTATGGGGTGGTGAAGTTTAGCGGCATAGCATCGGAGGAGGTGGTGCAGGAAAAGGTTGAGATGCTGAAAGAGAAGTTGGCCGGAGATGGGTATAAAGTGATCGGTGAGTTTGTATTGGCAAGGTACAATCCACCTTGGACTTTGCCTCCTTTTAGGACTAATGAGGTTATGATACCAATCGAATGA